The Rattus rattus isolate New Zealand chromosome X, Rrattus_CSIRO_v1, whole genome shotgun sequence genome has a window encoding:
- the LOC116888211 gene encoding LOW QUALITY PROTEIN: uncharacterized protein LOC116888211 (The sequence of the model RefSeq protein was modified relative to this genomic sequence to represent the inferred CDS: inserted 5 bases in 3 codons; deleted 2 bases in 1 codon; substituted 3 bases at 3 genomic stop codons), with translation MGQSLTTPLSLTLDHWKDVHDRAHNQSVEVKKGKWQTLYTSEWPTFRAGWPVNGTFNKTIILQVKDRVFHGHPDQVPYIITWESLALDPPPWVEPFVDPNWPPLNPQPVPSAPPGPLATSSSLYPTLIKSEPSKKPVLPADSNSPLIDLLSEDPPPYRLPTXPGXSEEAEPPARSVAGPQSDDVFSRVAGRLRSKREVMPDSTSQAFPLTQGTSGQTQYWPFSAADIYNWKQHNPSFSKDPVALTDLIESVLLTHQPTWDDCQELLQALLTSEEKQRVFVEARKHVLGDDGCPTQLPEEIDAAFPLKRPNWDFNTAEGKGHLRLYRQLLLVGLRGAIRRPTNLAQVKQVLQEAGETPSAFVERLKEAYRMYTPYDPNDPGQMTSVSMSFIWQAAPDIRTKLQRLENLQGYTLQDLLKEAERIFNKRETQEEKEDRVRREREERDKKRNKELSRILAAVVQGQERKGDRVGAQKGPKLDKDQCAYCKEKGHWARECPKKPGGPRKPRPRTSLLALDEDXREVRARSPPPQPRVTLKVGGQPVTFLVDTGAQHSVLTRASGQLSDRTAWVQGATGGKQYRWTTDRRVQLATGKVTHSFLHVPDCPYPLLGRDLLTKLKAQIHFEEGGARITGPHETPLQVLTLQLEDEYKLYEPGQDKPQSLEIDTWVTNFPLAWAETGGMGLALQQPPLIIQLKATATPVSIKQYPLSHEAYQGIRPHIMRLLNQGILVPCQSPWNTPLLPVKKPGTGDYRPVQDLREVNKRVEDIHPTVPNPYNLLSTLPSTHTWYTVLDLKDAFYCLRLSPKSQPLFAFEWKDPEIGLSGQLTWIRLPQGFKNSPTLFDEALHRDLADFRVQHPTLILLQYVDDLLLLAATSETACQQGTESLLQTLGRLGYRASAKKAQICQTQVTYLGYQLRDGQRWLTPARKQTVAGIPAPKKGRQLREFLGTAGFCRLWIPGFAEMAAPLYPLTKPGVLFQWGPEQQKAFENIEQALLSSPALGLPDITKPFELFVDEKQWYAKGVLTQRLGPWKRPIAYLSKKLDXSGWPPCLRMVAAIAVLTKDAGKLTLGQPLTILAPHAVEALIKQPPDRWLSNSRMTHYQALLLDAERVQFGPVVALNPATLLPLPEEAEQHDCLQILAEVHGTRPDLSDQPLQNADHTWYTDGSSFLADGERKAGATVTTEDKVIWAKALPAGISATAELIALTQALKMVKGKRLNVYTDSRYAFATAHIHGEIYRRRGLLTSEGKDIKNKAEILALLEALFLPKRLSIMHCPGHQKGHNPEARGNQLADATAREAAMSKQILPLNSPDQPTSPPVGQTSWVYTHEDIGLLEKMGAIYYPQLKQWVYKGKTVMPINMTFELISFLHKLTHLGFKKMKTLLDREEINLCFLNRDKAIQKVTESYKACAQVNPGRTMIGQGVRPRGHCPGTHWEIDFTEIRPGMYGHKYLLVFVDTFSGWIEAFPTKHETAKMVTKKLLEEIFPRYGMPQALGSDKGPTFVSQVSQLVAKLLGIDWKLHCAYRPQSSSGQVEHMNRTIKETXSKLTLATGSKDWVALLPLVLYQAWNTPGPHGLTPCEIMYRAPPPFVYFFDSNIADFADSPSLRAHLQALQIVQRDVWKPLATAYQDKLEHPVVPHPFQIGDTVWVCRHQTKNLEPRWKGPXTVLLTTPTALKVDGIVAWIHESHVKAARSEESTNHNTTPQTWKVQRTPNPLKLKLLRGSS, from the exons ATGGGACAGTCTCTAACAACGCCCCTAAGTCTCACTCTTGACCATTGGAAAGACGTCCACGACCGGGCACACAACCAGTCCGTCGAGgtcaaaaaaggaaaatggcagacCCTCTACACCTCCGAGTGGCCCACTTTCAGAGCAGGATGGCCAGTGAATGGCACGTTTAATAAGACCATTATTTTACAGGTTAAAGATCGGGTCTTCCACGGACATCCTGACCAGGTTCCTTATATCATCACTTGGGAGAGTCTCGCCTTGGACCCCCCCCCTTGGGTGGAACCCTTCGTAGACCCGAATTGGCCTCCCCTCAACCCCCAGCCTGTCCCCTCGGCCCCACCCGGCCCGCTGGCCACGTCTTCCTCTCTCTACCCCACTCTAATTAAATCAGAGCCTTCTAAGAAACCTGTCCTCCCAGCAGATTCAAATTCCCCTCTTATAGATCTTCTCTCTGAAGACCCTCCCCCATATCGTTTACCTA GGCCTGGCTGAAGCGAGGAGGCAGAGCCGCCTGCCAGATCAGTTGCCGGGCCACAGTCTGATGATGTTTTCTCCCGTGTCGCAGGGAGATTGCGCAGTAAGCGAGAGGTGATGCCAGATTCAACTTCCCAGGCTTTCCCACTTACACAGGGAACCAGTGGCCAGACCCAATACTGGCCGTTTTCAGCAGCCGACATTTACAACTGGAAACAACACAACCCCTCTTTCTCCAAAGATCCGGTGGCACTCACCGACCTAATAGAATCTGTTTTACTTACCCACCAGCCCACTTGGGATGACTGCCAAGAGCTCTTACAGGCCCTCTTAACctcagaagaaaaacagagagtgTTCGTAGAGGCCAGAAAGCATGTTCTGGGGGATGATGGGTGCCCCACCCAGCTGCCTGAGGAAATTGATGCTGCATTCCCACTTAAGAGACCAAACTGGGATTTCAATACGGCTGAAGGTAAGGGACACCTACGCCTTTATCGCCAGTTGCTCCTAGTGGGTCTCCGAGGGGCTATACGACGCCCTACCAATTTGGCTCAGGTAAAGCAGGTTTTACAGGAAGCTGGGGAAACTCCCTCCGCCTTTGTAGAGAGACTCAAGGAGGCCTACCGTATGTACACTCCCTATGACCCAAATGACCCAGGACAAATGACAAGTGTCTCTATGTCCTTCATCTGGCAGGCCGCACCAGACATCAGGACTAAGTTACAGAGATTAGAAAATTTGCAGGGCTATACGTTACAGGATTTACTTAAAGAAGCTGAAAGGATTTTTAATAAGAGGgagacacaagaagaaaaagaagatagagttcgcagagaaagggaagagagagataaaaaaagaaacaaagagttgAGCCGAATCTTGGCCGCCGTAGTTCAGggccaggaaaggaagggagataggGTGGGAGCTCAAAAGGGGCCGAAGCTGGATAAAGATCAATGTGCCTATTGCAAAGAGAAAGGGCACTGGGCCAGAGAATGCCCCAAGAAGCCTGGCGGACCCCGAAAGCCCCGACCACGAACTTCCCTTCTGGCCCTAGATGAAGA TAGGGAGGTCAGGGCCaggagcccccccccccagcccaggGTAACGCTTAAAGTTGGGGGGCAGCCTGTTACCTTCCTGGTAGACACAGGAGCCCAGCATTCAGTCCTCACCCGAGCTTCAGGACAACTCAGTGACCGGACGGCCTGGGTACAAGGAGCTACTGGCGGGAAACAATACCGATGGACTACAGACCGACGGGTTCAGCTGGCTACCGGTAAGGTGACCCATTCCTTCTTACATGTTCCGGACTGCCCATACCCTCTGCTGGGCCGTGACCTGCTTACCAAACTAAAAGCACAAATCCATTTTGAGGAAGGAGGGGCCCGAATAACTGGCCCCCATGAAACTCCCCTTCAAGTTCTAACCCTTCAATTAGAGGATGAATATAAACTATATGAACCGGGACAGGACAAGCCACAATCCCTAGAAATAGACACTTGGGTCACGAATTTTCCACTGGCTTGGGCAGAGACTGGTGGAATGGGGTTGGCGCTCCAACAGCCCCCCTTAATTATTCAGTTAAAGGCCACTGCAACTCCAGTCTCCATAAAACAATACCCCCTGTCACACGAAGCTTACCAAGGCATAAGGCCTCACATTATGAGGCTTCTGAATCAAGGCATCCTAGTCCCCTGCCAGTCGCCTTGGAATACGCCTCTTCTGCCTGTTAAGAAACCCGGCACTGGAGATTATAGGCCAGTACAAGATTTGAGAGAGGTCAACAAGAGGGTAGAAGATATTCATCCGACTGTCCCAAACCCTTATAATTTGCTCAGTACACTCCCCTCTACACATACTTGGTATACGGTTTTAGACCTGAAGGATGCCTTCTATTGCCTCCGGCTGAGCCCGAAAAGCCAACCCTTATTTGCCTTTGAGTGGAAAGACCCTGAAATAGGGCTTTCAGGACAATTAACTTGGATAAGACTGCCTCAAGGGTTTAAAAACAGCCCAACGCTCTTTGATGAGGCCTTACATCGGGACTTAGCTGACTTTCGAGTTCAGCACCCCACCCTCATACTCCTGCAGTATGTAGATGACCTCCTCCTA ctagCGGCCACTTCTGAAACTGCATGCCAACAGGGAACTGAATCCCTTTTACAGACTTTGGGACGATTGGGCTATCGAGCCTCTGCCAAAAAGGCTCAAATTTGCCAGACCCAGGTTACTTATTTAGGATATCAGCTACGGGATGGACAGCGATGGCTGACCCCGGCCAGGAAACAGACTGTGGCCGGCATCCCTGCCCCCAAGAAAGGCCGACAGCTACGGGAGTTCTTGGGGACGGCGGGATTCTGCCGCCTCTGGATTCCTGGGTTTGCTGAAATGGCAGCCCCTTTGTACCCCCTCACTAAACCAGGGGTGCTCTTCCAGTGGGGACCAGAGCaacaaaaagcatttgaaaacatcGAACAGGCCTTATTGTCCTCCCCTGCCTTGGGTCTCCCTGATATTACCAAACCCTTTGAACTGTTCGTAGACGAGAAACAGTGGTATGCTAAAGGGGTCCTAACACAAAGGTTGGGACCCTGGAAGCGCCCTATAGCCTACCTGTCTAAGAAATTGGA CTCCGGCTGGCCACCGTGCCTGAGGATGGTGGCAGCTATTGCCGTCCTGACCAAAGACGCTGGAAAATTGACCTTGGGGCAGCCACTCACCATCCTGGCACCCCACGCAGTGGAGGCCTTGATAAAGCAGCCCCCGGACCGCTGGCTCTCTAATTCCCGCATGACCCACTACCAAGCCTTGCTACTGGATGCAGAGCGAGTTCAGTTTGGGCCCGTAGTCGCTCTCAATCCTGCCACCTTGCTTCCTCTACCAGAGGAGGCAGAACAGCATGACTGCCTACAAATCCTCGCAGAAGTACATGGAACCAGGCCGGACCTATCGGACCAGCCTCTTCAGAATGCTGACCACACATGGTACACGGATGGCAGCAGCTTCTTGGCAGACGGGGAGCGAAAGGCCGGAGCCACGGTCACTACGGAGGACAAAGTGATTTGGGCGAAAGCCCTGCCTGCTGGTATCTCCGCAACGGCTGAACTCATCGCTTTGACTCAGGCGCTCAAGATGGTAAAAGGTAAGAGGCTAAATGTGTATACAGACAGCCGTTATGCCTTTGCCACGGCACACATCCACGGGGAGATCTACCGGAGGCGGGGGCTGCTCACATCCGAGGGTAAGGATATCAAAAATAAGGCTGAAATTCTGGCCCTCTTAGAAGCCCTATTCTTGCCCAAAAGACTGAGTATTATGCATTGTCCAGGACACCAGAAAGGGCACAACCCAGAGGCACGAGGAAACCAGCTGGCCGATGCCACAGCGCGAGAAGCGGCCATGAGCAAACAAATTTTGCCCTTAAATAGCCCAGACCAACCCACGTCCCCACCAGTGGGACAAACCAGTTGGGTTTATACCCATGAGGACATAGGGCTCCTAGAAAAAATGGGGGCCATCTACTATCCTCAACTAAAACAGTGGGTCTACAAAGGAAAGACAGTTATGCCAATAAATATGACTTTTGAATTGATCTCCTTTCTACATAAATTGACCCATTTGGGGTTTAAGAAGATGAAAACCTTACTAGATCGAGAAGAGATAAACCTGTGTTTTTTGAATCGGGACAAAGCAATACAAAAGGTGACTGAGAGTTACAAAGCGTGCGCTCAGGTTAACCCGGGAAGGACCATGATTGGACAAGGAGTTCGTCCTAGGGGACACTGCCCCGGCACCCATTGGGAAATTGATTTTACTGAAATTAGACCAGGTATGTATGGACACAAGTATCTTCTAGTGTTTGTAGACACCTTCTCAGGATGGATCGAAGCCTTCCCCACAAAGCACGAGACTGCAAAGATGGTCACCAAGAAGCTCCTCGAAGAAATCTTTCCCAGGTATGGCATGCCTCAAGCGTTGGGGTCGGACAAAGGACCCACTTTCGTCTCCCAAGTAAGTCAGTTGGTGGCCAAATTACTGGGGAttgattggaaattacattgtgccTATAGACCCCAGAGTTCA TCAGGTCAGGTAGAACACATGAATAGAACAATTAAGGAGACTTAATCCAAACTTACGCTTGCAACTGGCTCAAAGGACTGGGTGGCCCTCCTTCCCCTAGTTCTATATCAGGCCTGGAACACCCCGGGCCCCCATGGTTTAACTCCCTGTGAAATAATGTATAGAGCACCACctccatttgtttatttctttgattcAAACATTGCCGATTTTGCTGACAGCCCTTCTCTGAGGGCCCATCTGCAGGCCCTACAGATCGTGCAGAGAGACGTCTGGAAACCTCTGGCCACTGCTTACCAGGACAAGCTTGAGCATCCGGTGGTGCCACACCCGTTCCAGATTGGAGACACCGTGTGGGTGTGCAGACACCAGACCAAGAATCTCGAGCCACGGTGGAAAGGACCCTAAACCGTCCTCCTGACTACCCCTACAGCCCTAAAGGTAGACGGGATCGTGGCCTGGATCCACGAGTCACACGTCAAGGCAGCCCGGTCTGAGGAATCGACTAATCACAACACTACACCCCAGACATGGAAAGTTCAGCGTACCCCAAACCCCTTAAAGTTAAAACTTCTACGTGGCTCCTCCTAG